GCCACCCCGCTCCCGGAGGGATCCGGCGCCGCCATGTGGTGGGCGTCCGCCGACAGCCCCCAGCCCGCCGCCTCGCAGTAGATCCGCGCCCCCCGCGCCCGCGCGTGCTCCTCCGCCTCCAGGAGCAGGAACCCGGCTCCCTCCCCGTTCACGAACCCGTTGCGGTCCTTGGCGAACGGCCGCGACGGCGAGGTCCCCTCCTCCAGCCCGTGCGTGGACAGCGCCCGCATCGACGCGAACGACGCCATGATCGCCGGCGTCACCACCGCCTCCGCACCCCCGGCGAGCACCGCGTCGACATGCCCGTACCGGATCCGGTCGATCGCCTGTCCGATCGCCTCCGTGCCGGACGCGCACGCGCTGGTCACCGTGCGCGCCTCGCCGGTGATCCGCAGCGCCAGCGACACCTGGGAGGCGGCCTGCGAGGGCACGCACATCGGTGTGGTCAGCGGCGACACCGCGCGCGGCCCCTTCTCCCGCAGCCTGCGGTCGCCACCGACGAGGACGGACGCGTCCCCGAGGATCGCCCCGACCGACACCCCGACCCGCTCCGGGTCGAGCCCGCTCTCCACCGTGCCGGCGACGTCGAACCCGGCGTCCCGCCAGGCCTCCCGCGCCGCGAGCACCGCGAACTGTGCGGCCCGGTTCATCCGCCGGGCCTGTGTGCGCGGCAGCAGGGCCGCCGGGTCCACGGGGACGGTCCCGGCGATGCGCACCGGCAGCCCCGCGAACTCCTCACCCTCCAACTCGCGTATGCCGCACCGCCCGTCGAGCAGCCCCTGCCACAGCTCGGCCACCCCGACGCCGAGTGGCGTGATCGCCCCGAGTCCGGTGACCACGACCCGGCGCGGCACGACCCCGCCCGCCGACCGCCGGGGGCGCGGGTGGTGCCGTACGAGCCGGTCGGTGCGGGCGGCCCCGGCGGCCAGCTCGCGCAACTCGTCGTCGGAGAGCGGCTGTTCGGAACGGTTCTCCAGGTCCCGGTACCAGCCGCCCCAGCGGCGTACGTACGTCTCCTCCTCGGCGCGCGGGTCCACCACCCGCAGCGTGGTGACCCGGTCGCCGTCCCGGAAGCCGACGGCGTCCAGATCGCTGGAGGTGACCAGGGGGATGCGGCTGACGTCCATGCGCCGGCAGGCGACGATGACGTCGCCGGAGCGGGCGAGCAACTCCTCGCGGTCCGTGCCGCCGAGCGGCGGGCGGAGGGTGACGCGGATGGTCTCCGGGGACTCCGGCACGGTGTGCGTCACCACGAACCAGCGG
The DNA window shown above is from Streptomyces sp. NBC_00670 and carries:
- a CDS encoding beta-ketoacyl-[acyl-carrier-protein] synthase family protein translates to MHDAARRPVRTAASDTPGSSDTPGSPYVPHVPYFQPHTVTTGEVVPGDLLALSGRDVAADRWFVVTHTVPESPETIRVTLRPPLGGTDREELLARSGDVIVACRRMDVSRIPLVTSSDLDAVGFRDGDRVTTLRVVDPRAEEETYVRRWGGWYRDLENRSEQPLSDDELRELAAGAARTDRLVRHHPRPRRSAGGVVPRRVVVTGLGAITPLGVGVAELWQGLLDGRCGIRELEGEEFAGLPVRIAGTVPVDPAALLPRTQARRMNRAAQFAVLAAREAWRDAGFDVAGTVESGLDPERVGVSVGAILGDASVLVGGDRRLREKGPRAVSPLTTPMCVPSQAASQVSLALRITGEARTVTSACASGTEAIGQAIDRIRYGHVDAVLAGGAEAVVTPAIMASFASMRALSTHGLEEGTSPSRPFAKDRNGFVNGEGAGFLLLEAEEHARARGARIYCEAAGWGLSADAHHMAAPDPSGSGVAVALRRALRDAGAHAVDVVHVNAHATGTVEGDLAEAEAVRGVLGGVVPVTAVKGAVGHLQGAAGGVEAVVTVLTLAEGVIPPTVGCEVVDGAVELDVVRGAPREVGGPGGGVALSNSFGFGGHNAVLALRRWGAGGF